A region of the Sulfurimonas sp. genome:
TGATTCTTAGGAGAGGCTTAAAACACTACAAGTATTTTATAAATATTCTAGAAATGTTAAGTTTCTTAAGTTTTTGTAATACTGTTTTCTTACAAACTCCCCTATTTGCTTATCTGTTGCTATTTATTAACTCTTTATGTATAAAATTCTTAAATATACAAATATGTAAATTATTTTGTATTACATATATAAAGGAAGAAAATATGGGACTTTATGATCGTGATTACGCAAGAGGAAATGCATCTACTTATAGCAGTTATGTTAAAAGTGAAGCACAAATTGTTTCTTTTGTAAAAGAGACATATAAACTTTTTGCAGCCTCTATGATGGCCGGAGCTGTCGGAGCTTATGTAGGTGTTCCTATGGCAGGAACGGTTCAAGCATTTTTTTGGCCTCTTTTTTTCGTAGAAATGGGATTATTGATCGGTTTGCATTTTGTAAAACATAAACCGGGTATTAATTTAGCCGTAATGTTCGGTTTTGTATTTATGACTGGACTTATGCTTGCACCTCTATTGTCTCGTACGCTTGGAATGAGCGGCGGAGCTACTATTATAGGAAATGCGTTTGCAATGACCTCTGTAGTATTTGGGGCGATGAGTTTTTATGCAATTAAAACTACGAAAGATTTTACGGGATACACAAAACCTCTTATGATTGCTATGTTTGTAATTATTGGATTTTCTATTCTTAATATCTTTTTGGGTAATCCAATATTACATATAATTATCTCCGGTGTTGTCGTTATTCTCTTTAGTATAATGGTAATCTTTGATACACAGAATATAATGCAAGGCGGTTATGAAACTCCTATTGACGGCGCAATTGCTCTGTACTTAGATTTTTTAAATATTTTTACTGCATTATTGCAACTATTCGGTATATTTGGAAATGACGAATAATCAACTTTCACCCGAACTTTTTCGGGTGATTGATGCCAACTTAAACCGTCTCAGAGAAGGAATTAGAGTTGTTGAAGATATCGTGAGATATAGAGACAACAACAAAGAACTTGCTCAAAAACTAAAACTGCTAAGACATAAAACAAAAATCAAAGAAACGCTAGAGATACTAAAAGAACGAGACAGTGTTAATGATGTACTTCGTTCAACCATTAAAAGCGAACTAAATCGCAGCGATATCTCCTCTATAATTATTGCAAATTTCAAAAGGGCAGAGGAGTCTGCAAGAGTGCTTGAAGAGCTATATAAACTTTTCAGTGCAGAGTATAGTGAAAACTTTAAGTATATCAGATACGAGCTTTATACGCTTGAAAAAGAGATTTTGATTTAATTAACTGGCTTTACGCGCTTTTGAGTATTGCTTATTTTAGTGCGTAACATCAGTAGACTTCTTGCAAAACTTACAAACTAGATTCCAAATCAAGTTTGGAATGACTAAGTATAGATGTTTTCGTCACTATGAACTTGATTTAGGGTCTAGTTATATAAGCGTCTAGTAATTAAAAAAGAAATGGGATTTTTTGTGAGGAGTTTATGCTTTAGAGATAGGGGCGATTTGGTCTAAGACCAAATCACTACTTCTTCTCAAGACCCATATCGTATTCCATAAATGCTCTTGATACATTTCCTGCATTTAACAGATCATATAAAGCTTTATCTTTAAACTCTTCTAAAGGCACTGCTTCAACAATTCCTGTCTCATCTATACCTTTTTTGATAGCATCTTGCACTCTGTCTCTTGTAAGAGTAAAGTACTGCATTGCTTCATCGGCAGCAGTTTTATCAATAACAAATCCGTGACCCGGAATTAATGTAGTCCATGGTAAAGAGTTCATTTTTTGAATAGCTGCAATCTCACCTTCAACTGAGCCGTCTCTGTTTGATGTAACCCTTCCATTCATAACCAAGTCACCTGCAAGGATAAGCTTGTTATCAGGCATATAAAGAAACCAATCCTCTTCAGAGTGACCGTTACCTACCGGCACATACTCAAAATTTACACCTGAAATAGTAAACTTGATTGTATCTTTATGCCATTTGTCAATCGGAATAATTTTTGTTCCTCTAATAGCATTCTCAGTTAAAGTTTGGAACATTCTTGTTTTGTCGCCCGCTTTATAGTTTCTATTGATAGATTCAGGTCCTATAATTTCTGCACCGTGAACTTCTTTATAGTAGTTATTACCTAACCAGTGGTCATCATGCTCATGGCTTAATATAATAGTTTTTGGAGGTAACTTAGCAATTTTGCTCATAGCCTCATAAGCTTGTTTAGCATACACATAAGATGCACCCGTATCCCACAGGACATAGCTGTCATTTGTTTTAATATAGCAAGTATTTACCATATTTCCGCCATTTTCTTTTGTAGGAATCTCTAGTGCTCCAAAGAAACACCATACATTGCTGCTTACTTGTTTTGGTTCTAGCTTATAATCAAATTCCGGAGCCACTGCCGGAGCGGCTTTTTCAACTTTAGCACTCTCTTGTGCTTTATTTTTATTATCTGAAGAACATGCGGTCATCAACGGCAGCAGTGCGATTGCCGATAACAGTAATGGGTTAACCATTTTTTTCAACATAGGATTACCTTTTTATTTAATTTATTCTATTTAAGAATAGAGTTGATGTGTTACACAACACATCAAATTTACTCTTAACATCATATAGATTTCCCTCAGAAGAGGGAAATGAGCTAAAATTACTTGATTGCTTCTTCAGCTTTTTCAGTTTTACCTTTGTTGTCAACTGTTTCAACAACAATTTTATCACCGGCTTTAGCACCTTTGAATTTAAACATGAAGTAAGGGTCTTTTGATAAGAATGGTCCCGTTGACGCTTCCCATACAACTGCTGTACCTACTTTTGCAGTAATGTGTGTGATATAGCTTTCTTCAATTTTCTTTGTTGCAGCTTCTTCTTTACCAGCCATTGGACTCTCAAGTAATAACTTGATTTCTGTTTCGTCACCTGTTAATTTTGCTTTTATTTTCATAGTAATCCTTTTTTTATTTTATTTTTATTTTGCAACTATATGAGAAGTGGGGTTATATCAACCTCCACATCCACCGATAGAAACTTCTACTTTTTGTACTGCTGAGTATAACTTGCCGTCTTTGCCTTTTCCGATAATAGTAACTTCTGCAGTTTTTCTCATTTTGATTTTAGTCATCATATCCATAACACCGTTATCGCCCATTTCAAAAACAGCAACTGCGCTTCTAGGGTTTGCATCTTGAAAAATAGCAATAGTTGTAAGCGGTATAGATGATTTGATACCGATTGGCACTGCACCACCGTTTTCAGCAAGCTTTGGAGCTTTAATTTCAACTTTACCCTCAGTTGCAGCAGATGAACCGAAAAGTGCCTCTATAGCTTCTTTACTAGTTGGAGCTTCCCAAGCTTTTGGAGCCGTCGTTCTAAAATCAGTAGCAGTTAAACTAGATGGTAAAACTGTTACAACAGCAGCCGCAGCTGCACCTAAACTTAAAAATTTTCTTCTTTGCATTTCTTTTCCTTTTTGTAATGTTTAAGTAGATCCGGTAAGCTTTACTTACTAGATTCTACCATATATTTAACAATATCTTTGACTTCATCGTCACTTAAATTCATAGCACCACCTTTTGCCGGCATACCGCCAACACCATTGATAGCATTATGATTTACCTTATCCATACCTTTTTCCATAACTTTTGCCCAAGCAGCTTTAGCTCCGACAGCCGGAGCGCCCATTGAGTCTGTTTTATGACAAACTGCACATGATTTTTCATACGCTTTTGCTGCAGGAGATGAAGCAGCACCTTTTGATGCATCTTCTTTTGGAAGATCTCTCACGGTTGTATATGCAGGCACAACAGCCGTAATCTCGTTTGCAATTTTTGCTACAGACTCTTTTCCACAGTTAGTCATACAACGAGTACCGGTTACGGCACCGAAATTTTTAGGATCTTTATAGAATGCTTTTACATTTTCAACACCTTTTGGTCCGTCAATGTTCGGATAGAAACCATTACGGTTTGGCATAACAATCTTTTTAAAATTATCTTTGTTAAGCTCTTCTATAACTTTACCGTCTATTTTAACACCATTCTCTGCTAAGAGATAAGCCGTCATAGCATATAACTGATTTGGCGTATAGCTTTTTGGATGTGCATACGGCATAGCGTCGCGGATATACCAAATAAGCGTACTTGCCTGTGGCCAATATGAACCGATTGTTCTGTTTGGAGCATCTTTACCCGGACAAGTTCTTTGGTTTTTAAGTGACTCCAGTGTTCCACCTGTTAGAGTCGGATACCCTTTACCGCCTGCACCAAACTCACCGTGACAAACTGCACAATCTTTATCATAAAGTTCTGAACCCTCTTCTGCCGTACCGGAACCCTCAGGTAAACCTGTACCGTCAGGCATAATATCGACATCCCAAGCTTTCAACTCATTTGGAGTCGGTGCTCTACCAAAGTTAACACCTTTAGTCGATTGCTCATTTACTTTATATGCAGTATATGAACCATTGCTTCTTTTATAAGTTACACCACCGTCTAATGCATCTTTAGTAGCTTTATAAATACCTGCAGGAGCAGCTTCGGTTTTACTAGGAGTAGCAGCAAAAGCACTTGTAGTTAAAAGTGTACTTGCAATTACAGAAGCCCCTAAAGCAAT
Encoded here:
- a CDS encoding c-type cytochrome; its protein translation is MIKLNNKLIALGASVIASTLLTTSAFAATPSKTEAAPAGIYKATKDALDGGVTYKRSNGSYTAYKVNEQSTKGVNFGRAPTPNELKAWDVDIMPDGTGLPEGSGTAEEGSELYDKDCAVCHGEFGAGGKGYPTLTGGTLESLKNQRTCPGKDAPNRTIGSYWPQASTLIWYIRDAMPYAHPKSYTPNQLYAMTAYLLAENGVKIDGKVIEELNKDNFKKIVMPNRNGFYPNIDGPKGVENVKAFYKDPKNFGAVTGTRCMTNCGKESVAKIANEITAVVPAYTTVRDLPKEDASKGAASSPAAKAYEKSCAVCHKTDSMGAPAVGAKAAWAKVMEKGMDKVNHNAINGVGGMPAKGGAMNLSDDEVKDIVKYMVESSK
- a CDS encoding Bax inhibitor-1/YccA family protein, producing MGLYDRDYARGNASTYSSYVKSEAQIVSFVKETYKLFAASMMAGAVGAYVGVPMAGTVQAFFWPLFFVEMGLLIGLHFVKHKPGINLAVMFGFVFMTGLMLAPLLSRTLGMSGGATIIGNAFAMTSVVFGAMSFYAIKTTKDFTGYTKPLMIAMFVIIGFSILNIFLGNPILHIIISGVVVILFSIMVIFDTQNIMQGGYETPIDGAIALYLDFLNIFTALLQLFGIFGNDE
- the soxY gene encoding thiosulfate oxidation carrier protein SoxY, with protein sequence MQRRKFLSLGAAAAAVVTVLPSSLTATDFRTTAPKAWEAPTSKEAIEALFGSSAATEGKVEIKAPKLAENGGAVPIGIKSSIPLTTIAIFQDANPRSAVAVFEMGDNGVMDMMTKIKMRKTAEVTIIGKGKDGKLYSAVQKVEVSIGGCGG
- the soxZ gene encoding thiosulfate oxidation carrier complex protein SoxZ is translated as MKIKAKLTGDETEIKLLLESPMAGKEEAATKKIEESYITHITAKVGTAVVWEASTGPFLSKDPYFMFKFKGAKAGDKIVVETVDNKGKTEKAEEAIK
- a CDS encoding thiamine-phosphate pyrophosphorylase, whose product is MTNNQLSPELFRVIDANLNRLREGIRVVEDIVRYRDNNKELAQKLKLLRHKTKIKETLEILKERDSVNDVLRSTIKSELNRSDISSIIIANFKRAEESARVLEELYKLFSAEYSENFKYIRYELYTLEKEILI
- a CDS encoding MBL fold metallo-hydrolase, which translates into the protein MLKKMVNPLLLSAIALLPLMTACSSDNKNKAQESAKVEKAAPAVAPEFDYKLEPKQVSSNVWCFFGALEIPTKENGGNMVNTCYIKTNDSYVLWDTGASYVYAKQAYEAMSKIAKLPPKTIILSHEHDDHWLGNNYYKEVHGAEIIGPESINRNYKAGDKTRMFQTLTENAIRGTKIIPIDKWHKDTIKFTISGVNFEYVPVGNGHSEEDWFLYMPDNKLILAGDLVMNGRVTSNRDGSVEGEIAAIQKMNSLPWTTLIPGHGFVIDKTAADEAMQYFTLTRDRVQDAIKKGIDETGIVEAVPLEEFKDKALYDLLNAGNVSRAFMEYDMGLEKK